Below is a genomic region from Ignavibacteria bacterium.
CAGCTGTCGCTTGTCGGGCAATCGCGGGTATCAAGCCATTTAATATAAAGATGACCAGTATTAATGTCACACCAAGGTGCAGGGAACCATTGATGATTATTTTGCGTATTAGCATCATCGTTTACTCTTACAGAGTCAGTCCATGTAGTTCCTTGATTGTCAGAATATCTTAAATATATATTTGGTTTTTGGCCGCTTGAATTAGGGTTATTCTTAGTGTAAACAAGATAAAGTCTTCCTCTGTTTGGACCATTACTATTATCAGCAATGATGAAAGGATAAGGTCTGGTTCTCATATTCTGAACAGAGTGTCGTGAGTTTACATAAGTACCGACGTAACCTGCAAAATTTTGAGTACTTTTCAAAACCCAAGTTGTACCACCATTGGTTGAGCAATAGAAATTATATGTACCAGCAGTTGATGAGCCTGTGTGAGTTACTACATAAGCAGCACCTCCGTTTGTCGAGCCGTTTGGTCCGACGCATACCATCATACCAGGTAAAGTATTTGAGAAAGAACCTACCTGAGTAAAAGTAGCACCAAGGTCAGTACTTCTTTTTATATTGCCAGGAGTCATAACCTGATAAATGTAGTTCGCATAAGGACCGCCTGTTTGCACTGCAGCAATCCAGTTTTTATCGTTACCCGTACCTCCTGTAACTACCGATGAATAATTCACACCACCATTTGTAGATTTAGCAACTTTGGTACCTGAAATAGAGCCATACATATTGTCGAAATACAAATTTCCCAGACCATCAAATGCCATGACAGGATCTCCACGTACCACAGCTCCCCAAGTGGGTTGAGTAGAAGGTAGCCAATCAATACCGTTTAGAGTATAATATGAATACGCGCCGATAGTCGAACCAAGATTATTCCACGCAGCAGCAAAGTTAGTTGGGACAATTGGATTCCCAGCCATACCTACTTCGGCAAAATCAGTGCCAATGTGCCAATTGTCGTAGTCATCTACTGTGATAACTGCTCCAGGCATGTACATACTTGGAGGAAGCTCAGGTCTAATATAGACAGGATAGTCCTTATTAGGATCAATTAC
It encodes:
- a CDS encoding T9SS type A sorting domain-containing protein, giving the protein MILKKLFLLSCLFIIFGLYFTDFSYSQKVIDPNKDYPVYIRPELPPSMYMPGAVITVDDYDNWHIGTDFAEVGMAGNPIVPTNFAAAWNNLGSTIGAYSYYTLNGIDWLPSTQPTWGAVVRGDPVMAFDGLGNLYFDNMYGSISGTKVAKSTNGGVNYSSVVTGGTGNDKNWIAAVQTGGPYANYIYQVMTPGNIKRSTDLGATFTQVGSFSNTLPGMMVCVGPNGSTNGGAAYVVTHTGSSTAGTYNFYCSTNGGTTWVLKSTQNFAGYVGTYVNSRHSVQNMRTRPYPFIIADNSNGPNRGRLYLVYTKNNPNSSGQKPNIYLRYSDNQGTTWTDSVRVNDDANTQNNHQWFPAPWCDINTGHLYIKWLDTRDCPTSDSCMVYGTVSTDGGVTFAPNQKISNKKFRINCTSCNGGTPAYLGDYDYLASNGKVSMVAWTDFRNNTFGNYVGYFPDFAMRMNPTEGTISNPNGFADFKMVVPSVKLYTDTVIVSGEVTPTPAIGNFVITTPNGDKLTSYPDSLTVRVTVNNVTPGAYVLNVTAKGPNGTPVHKRAVSITVSGPTSITTNEVPLTFKLEQNYPNPFNPVTRINYSIAKASDVKITVFNTLGKQVASFVNEKQDPGNHFVIFNANSLSTGVYYYKIEAGSFTDVKKMILMK